The genome window CCACTGCGATAATCCCGGTCCATCCTGGTTCTCGTCTATTTTCAGCGCTATAAGCGATGGTTTCTTCCTCCTGGTTGCGATGTCCTGTATGTAGTTGTTCATCTGTGTCCAGGTAACGACAGAAGATTAATTGTTCTATGTCAATACGCGTATTTATTCGCGGTGGGTTTTTAGTTTCGTTGTACACCACCACCCATGCCTTTGTGTCGAAGGTATGGGGGCATGATTTTATTCTTTATTTGCTAGTTTTTTTTAAAAAAATATTTCGTCATTCAACAGCGTAGAGGGCCTCGAAAGCTTCCAGCATCTTTGGTAATGAAAAACGCTTTTCCACGAACTCACATGCGGCTCGACCATGTTCCAACCGCATTTCTTTGCTTTCAGCATAAAACTTAATTGCATGGACTAGTGAATCAACATTCTTCGGCTCACAAAGCATTCCAGTCACCCCATCAATCAAGCTGTCTGGAACGCCACCCACAGCTGATGCAACTACAGGCAGCCCTGTAGATTGCGCCTCGATCAACACAACACCTTGTGTTTCAACTCGGCCACTAGCAGCCTCTACTCCGGCAAGCACGAAAAGATCCCCCTTTTCAAGTTCTTGGCGTACCGAAGCAGAATCGAGTGCCCCTAGTAGCTCTATGTAATCTTCAGCCCCGCAAGAAACAATTTGAGCTTCTAACTCATTACGCAATGAGCCTTCACCAACAATTCTTAAACGCACAGAAACGTTATCGGTAAAAAGTTTAGTAACAGCATCGATCAAATAGTGGTGCCCTTTTTCTTCGTCCAATCGCCCAACCGAAATTATACGCAGCACACAGCCGTCACGATCTCTCCGATCGACGTATGTGAACCTCTCCAAATCTACCCCCATCGGAATACGAGTAATTTTATCTTGCGGACATCCTAGTTGAATCAAACGATCCATCATGAACTGAGAGCCAACTGTATGGCGATGGGAAGCCAAAAACAGTTCACGATACATGTCTTCACCACGGCTTTTGGGAAGCACATTTGCTTCAGAACCATGCCAAGTTATAATCGTGTTCTCATGCAAGCCAAGTCGACACATTGCAGCGGCAGATGAACCAAAATGAACATGTACAACATCCGGCTGAACCTTTGAAATCGTTTCGAGATAGCCATCCGCCAAAAAGTGTTCTCGGCGGGTCCATGGCCATTTATGAAATACGAACTTTAGCAAGCGGGGCCGTCGTAGAAGTCGCCGCACCATGCGTAATAAATTGCCAACACGATTATTGGTATAGCTTGGGATGTAAATACGCTGCACCCCAGAGGCATCGATCATTTCAATTTCTTTAGATGTGATTCCGGTGCCTATCGCTTGACTAACAACTAAAACATCATGACCAAGGCGTGCCAAACCAACCGCATGCTCAGTAACAAAGGTTTCAGAACGTACAGGAAAATTACCTGTGGTTATGCATATTTTTTTAGGCACAAATATTAGTTTCAATCGTCAATTTCCGACGCTATACAGATTCGCTGGTAAAGGGCATAGGTAAGCTTTTTAATAAGTTCAATCTCTTTATGGTCAAGTTCTGCCCATCCTTTCCCTATCGACATTTTATTGACATCCTGCATGACATTGGAATGATGCCCTCGAACCTCGACATCCCCCATGCAACTCTTGCTGGGCGTAACGCCATAATCTAGCCGACAGTAAGAGCACAGTCCCTTGATTGACTCTTCGTAGTTACTGACTAAATCCTGATACCATATGCGTCTCACTGAACCCGGAAAATTTGCCTCAAATTCAAGCATTATTTTATTTGAAATAAACCAACGCTGCGCTGCGCTATCAAGGTTGTCATAGATTCCGGACTTGAGATAAGAGGCTACAACATCTACAGGGTCACGAATTATCCATACATAATAAGCAGTTGGGAAAACTCGATTGATGTCCCATATGGAAAACGTGTTAAAAGGAGTCTTGTCCCCCCATCGCGTAACAACCACACCATTCCGTTCTCCGTAGAATCGATAAAATTCGGAGAGAAGATTAGACAAGGTTTGATTGTGTTTAGAACATTTACCAAGGCGACATTTTAAAGGTGAAAGGCTATAACCAAAAGTCTCATCGAACTCAGGATGCAAACTAAGGACACCCAAGGTATAGTTTACAATAGAGGCCCAATCAATATTATTATGCTTCAGGAAAAACCTTATAATCACCCCGAGTTCGTACGTTTCCGGCGGTATGGTTATACCGCCATGCTCAACTAAACCTCTACGTATTAGCGTATTACCTGAGCGACCGGAGCCAACAATAAACACAGGGCTCTCTTTGTATTCTTCACCAGAGCGAACACGAAGCTTACGCCTACGAAATAGATATCGAACATCAGATTTCAACTTATTACAATTAAACATTTTCTACTTTGATATTTCGAATAATTCGAGCAGGAAAACCCCTAACCATAGAACTACTTGGAATGTTCTTCGTTACAACTGAACCAGCTGCAACAACAACATCATCCCCAATAACAATACCAGGCAATACGATTGCACCCGAACCAATCCAGCATTTATCACCAACCTCAATAGGCAAATGCTCAAGCATATTCCCAGGGAAACGATGATTAACGGTTTCAAAGCTAACCCTTGGACCGATAGCACAACCTTTGCCTATTCGTATAAAAGCAGATGGTGCTGCAAAACGAACTTCGTTATTAATAAATGTATTCGCACCGATAATAATGTTTTCGCCTCGATCTATTGGAGAAACAACGACATTTCCCTGAAAACAAACTCCAGGCGCCAAACACATTCCCGCCAATGAAAATAAACGGTATCG of Gammaproteobacteria bacterium contains these proteins:
- a CDS encoding glycosyltransferase family 4 protein; translated protein: MKLIFVPKKICITTGNFPVRSETFVTEHAVGLARLGHDVLVVSQAIGTGITSKEIEMIDASGVQRIYIPSYTNNRVGNLLRMVRRLLRRPRLLKFVFHKWPWTRREHFLADGYLETISKVQPDVVHVHFGSSAAAMCRLGLHENTIITWHGSEANVLPKSRGEDMYRELFLASHRHTVGSQFMMDRLIQLGCPQDKITRIPMGVDLERFTYVDRRDRDGCVLRIISVGRLDEEKGHHYLIDAVTKLFTDNVSVRLRIVGEGSLRNELEAQIVSCGAEDYIELLGALDSASVRQELEKGDLFVLAGVEAASGRVETQGVVLIEAQSTGLPVVASAVGGVPDSLIDGVTGMLCEPKNVDSLVHAIKFYAESKEMRLEHGRAACEFVEKRFSLPKMLEAFEALYAVE
- a CDS encoding sulfotransferase — its product is MFIVGSGRSGNTLIRRGLVEHGGITIPPETYELGVIIRFFLKHNNIDWASIVNYTLGVLSLHPEFDETFGYSLSPLKCRLGKCSKHNQTLSNLLSEFYRFYGERNGVVVTRWGDKTPFNTFSIWDINRVFPTAYYVWIIRDPVDVVASYLKSGIYDNLDSAAQRWFISNKIMLEFEANFPGSVRRIWYQDLVSNYEESIKGLCSYCRLDYGVTPSKSCMGDVEVRGHHSNVMQDVNKMSIGKGWAELDHKEIELIKKLTYALYQRICIASEIDD
- a CDS encoding acyltransferase; translated protein: MLRLKHLFHAGFYRSCFRSLIIGLANATPPLNEFRSIRYRLFSLAGMCLAPGVCFQGNVVVSPIDRGENIIIGANTFINNEVRFAAPSAFIRIGKGCAIGPRVSFETVNHRFPGNMLEHLPIEVGDKCWIGSGAIVLPGIVIGDDVVVAAGSVVTKNIPSSSMVRGFPARIIRNIKVENV